The window CCATAAAAGCCTTAGAGATCACTCTCCAGGGCTAATCCTTCCCAAGAGCTTGTCACCTGCACTAGACTTAGGGTCCCGAGGGAAGGTTCAGAAGCACCCGAGGGTTGAATCTCCTCAAACAGCATTGCCAGCAGCTGGAAAATGATTAGAGAGGGTAGGTATAGGGTGGGGAGAAAAGATAGTCCCTTTGCTCTGGAGTCCAAGCCAGTCTGGACTGTGTGGTAGGGCAAAGTGGATGCCAGCTCCTCACCTGAGGAACCAGATCCGGTTGCTTGGCTTCTCTGCCCCTAATCAGCACAGACACACTGTAACCTCTGGAGACTGAGCCCAGCACAGCCTGAATGTTCTCCAGAAACTCCTGCTCTGCTTCCTAGATCAAAAGATAAGAGTGCACCTCTCCGGGGACCTCATCTCCCTGTGGTTGCTATATTTTCAACCTGGGGCATCCTAGTCCTTCCtggtcccacccccacccccaaacagcATGCTCCAACCTAGGAAGGCACAGAAGGGCAGCGTAGGGTATGATGTTACAGAAGGGAGAAACAGAATGAGGCAGATGGGGACAAGATCTTGCCAACCACGCCCCACCTACCCCCTTATTCTACCTTCAAATGCTCTGGGCCCAGGACTCGGTCAAATGTGAATCGGTGCTCCTAGGTGCAGGACCCTAGTCACTAAGATCCGTTCTCATTtacatcctcttcttcctccccctggTCCCACCCTTCCCAACCCCAATGGTACCAGAGTCTCAGGGTCTCCTGGATCTAGCCGGAGCATTTTAGGACCATCTAGAAGGAATCTGGGGCTGCAGGTGTCAGGCCCTATAATAGAGTAATGGCTTCAATCAGTCCTGGGAGACTCCGCTTGGGTTTTCTCCTGTTTAGGACAGAAGAAACCAGCTCCAGTCCACTACTTCCAGGGTTCCTTCCAGACCTGACCTCTTAGAAGAAATGTCTCACCTGCCTCTGGCAAGGATGCCACTTCTACAACCACTGTCACTGTGGCAGACCCCACCTGAAGGGAGAGAAGATAGTGAAGCTGGGGCCCTGAGTCTAAGCAACCAGGGAGGTCCAGAGGGCAAGTTTCTACTCACCTGCTCTCTGCTAGTCATGGTTCTGGAGCCTCTAGGGTTCTCCTCAATAATTCATGTCCCATCTGGTGGTTTCAGGGCGGGGCCTGCTGTTCCCCCAATCCTGTCCACCAGGCTATTCTCAGTCCACCTGTGTCTGTCTCCCAGAATTCCGCTTCTGTTCCACCCACAAGCCCCCAAGTTCCCAATACAGCCAATTGATTCCATACACACCAGTCTTGTCTAGGGAGGTGAGGTAAGAATTTCCAGACCCTTATTGGGATGTGACCATTTTGGtgaagatgaagaaaggaaggtagagagatacagagcttcttaacctttttcatgGACCCAttaatgttttgaaatgcataaaattaaatacatatgattatgaaggaaacaaaatagatcAAAAAacaggtttttttgctttttttttttaattcagagacTTCACGGTAAGAATCTCTGGACGTGGTGAACTCCAAACTTCCTTTCCACATATAAGAATTTATGATTCCAGGAAGGCAGCTCCCAGTTAGGCGAGGGGAGGTATAGGGGCCAGCGCCCTGTCTGGGGCTCTTCTGCTTTATGAAGGTCAGTTCTAATTGTGagattttccttcctcctcccccgtGCTCCACCCCACAACTCCAGTGGCCCTGAACAAGTCCTCAGAGCCTCTGGGGAAGAAAGAAGTAAGACAAACAAACATTTTGTTTCTCAGTTATTAGTTGTTacaatttttaattaaaagacataTCCTGCCAGGTTACCCTGCAGTCTCTGAAATCACAAGGCAGCCAGGTGGGAACTTGGActtgtttttccccctccctaGTCTACCCCTCAGCCAACTTCAGGAGAATGCTCTGACCCCGCGCAACAGCGCCAAGGCTGCAGTCCCAGAGGCTTGAAGGACACACGGTGTGCTTACGGACCTGATCCCGCCGGAACTAAGCCAGCAGCTTTCTGGAGCCTGCTCCCCTTGCGACTTGTCCGTGACGTTGCAGCTGGTAAAAGGGTTCCCTTCGAGGATCAGGTCGGTCACCTGGGGCAGCTCCGGCTTTTTCTCCAATAAGTTATAGCTTAGGACCAACTGCTGCAGCTTCTTGGGCAGAGACGCGGGCACACTCTGCAGCTTCGCGTGGGACAGGTTGAGGGATAGAAGGGTGGGTGGCCAAGTACACTGAGTACCGGCCGTATCTCGCAGCTCGTTGTAACTGATGTCCAGTCGCCGCACATTTGTCCCCATAGCCTCCAGACCTCGGCACACTCCCTCCAGGGACTGGAGGCTGGTGTTCCGAAGCTCCAGATCCTTCAGTGCCTGGAACTCCTTGGGGCAGGCGGCCGAAGTTAAGCCACTTTCTCGTATCTCTGGGTTGTCTGACAGATCCAGAGAGTTTAGTTCCTTGAAGGTGCCCAAGTCTGGGCAGGGCAcattgctcagacccaaaccagTCAAGCTCAGTGCCTTCAGTCCAGGTTTTAACCAAGGCACTATGGAGACCGGAAAGTTGCCCTCTCCGGCCAACGACACTCTGCGGAGGTGCAGGGCTCTCAGCGAAAGGTCTCTGTCAGTGGGCGAGGGAGGTGGCAGGGGCGGGTGCGAAATCACCAGATCCTCTAGAGTCAGCTCCTGAATCCGCGTGTAGGTCAGCGCCCGCAGGAGCTGGTACAGAAGTAGGGCCGGCACTTGGGCCTCTTTTACCTTCAGCCGTCTCAGACCCAGCGCTCTCAGCACGTCTGCTGCTTTGCTCGGGTCAGCAGCTCCTCCTTGCTGCAAAAAGACATCCAAGTTGTGGCCGCCCCCATGGATCGCTACCTCCTTAGAGGAAATGCACATCGTAATGCTATTCCATTCAGGCTCCGGGGTGGAAAAATTGCAGAAGCAGTTCTCGCCCTCTTCGTCCAGGAGGATACAGGGATCTGACGATGACCGGGAAAGCAACAGCAGGGGAGAGAGCAGCAGCAGCCACGGTAGCGGCGACCTCTTCCAGGGCTCCTGATAATGACATCAAACGGTTTGTCTCAAAGCTTGTCCCACTGCTGGGGAAACCAGAGCAGTGCGAATGTCTGGACTACTAGGACCTACTTTGACTTCAGAACCCAGCCCAGTCTGATTTCACTTATTATTTCCTCACCTGCTGTCCTTCCCCTCCCAAGTTTCCTGCTCTACCTAGATACTCAGCCCCAGACCAACACTGAGAAGCATTAGGGCTTGGGTTTGGGAGAGGTTGTAGAGGAtcgaggatagagtgctgggcctagagtcaggaggaaccgaattcaaatccagcctaagcctgggcaagtcacttaaccctgtttgcctcagtccctcttctgtgaaatgaactggagaaagaaatggcaaaccactccagtatctctgacaagaaaaccccaaatgaggacaGAGAGTCgatatggctgaaaaatgacttaactactACAAAACTGGAGGGTAAGGTCACTCACCATAGCTGGTCCTGGTAGCCTCTGTCCCTACTACTCCTTTTCTGCTTAGAGCTAGGCAGTCTGGCTTCTGGGATGTGAGTCTTGGGTTTTGAATGACCTTAGGGCTTTTGTACTGTGCTATTAAACCCAaattccgcccccccccaacttcccCTCTGTTTAGTTTTGCAATCAAGGATGTCAGTACCAAGAAGGGCGGGTACTGGGACACTGGGGGCACCAGGAAAAAAACAC is drawn from Dromiciops gliroides isolate mDroGli1 chromosome 2, mDroGli1.pri, whole genome shotgun sequence and contains these coding sequences:
- the CD14 gene encoding monocyte differentiation antigen CD14, translating into MEPWKRSPLPWLLLLSPLLLLSRSSSDPCILLDEEGENCFCNFSTPEPEWNSITMCISSKEVAIHGGGHNLDVFLQQGGAADPSKAADVLRALGLRRLKVKEAQVPALLLYQLLRALTYTRIQELTLEDLVISHPPLPPPSPTDRDLSLRALHLRRVSLAGEGNFPVSIVPWLKPGLKALSLTGLGLSNVPCPDLGTFKELNSLDLSDNPEIRESGLTSAACPKEFQALKDLELRNTSLQSLEGVCRGLEAMGTNVRRLDISYNELRDTAGTQCTWPPTLLSLNLSHAKLQSVPASLPKKLQQLVLSYNLLEKKPELPQVTDLILEGNPFTSCNVTDKSQGEQAPESCWLSSGGIRSVSTPCVLQASGTAALALLRGVRAFS